In one window of Fimbriimonadaceae bacterium DNA:
- a CDS encoding ankyrin repeat domain-containing protein, with translation MIEHKAMMDAARKGDLDAIARCAAEDPASVDAVNEQGLPVVLAAAYHGHRSAVEKLIELGAKLDFWTACAVGHLDTVTRLAPDHYAELSPDGFTPLCLAVAFGHPEVAKALIEAGADPNQRSEALGGVAPLHSAVFGRNLECLRVVLDAGAEVDAPQEGGFTALHGAAQNGHREAARLLIDRGADPKRPTERGQTATDIAAEHPELKAFLLDHGG, from the coding sequence GTGATCGAGCACAAGGCGATGATGGACGCGGCCCGCAAGGGGGATTTGGACGCGATCGCGCGCTGCGCAGCCGAAGATCCTGCCAGCGTCGACGCGGTGAACGAGCAGGGCCTCCCCGTCGTTCTGGCCGCGGCCTACCATGGACACCGGTCGGCGGTCGAGAAGCTCATCGAACTCGGTGCGAAGCTCGATTTCTGGACCGCGTGCGCGGTCGGCCATCTCGACACGGTGACCCGTCTCGCCCCGGACCACTATGCGGAGCTCTCGCCCGACGGATTCACCCCGCTCTGTCTCGCTGTCGCCTTCGGGCACCCGGAGGTGGCGAAGGCGTTGATCGAAGCGGGCGCCGACCCGAACCAGCGTTCCGAGGCTCTGGGCGGTGTGGCCCCGCTCCACTCCGCGGTGTTCGGCCGCAACCTTGAATGCCTGCGGGTCGTCCTGGACGCCGGCGCCGAAGTCGACGCGCCGCAGGAGGGTGGGTTTACGGCGTTGCACGGCGCGGCGCAGAACGGGCATCGGGAGGCGGCGCGCCTCCTCATCGACCGCGGCGCCGATCCCAAGCGCCCGACCGAGCGCGGCCAGACCGCGACCGACATCGCCGCCGAACACCCCGAGCTCAAGGCGTTTCTCCTCGATCACGGGGGTTGA
- a CDS encoding tetratricopeptide repeat protein: protein MDIDALWDFNDPAASEDRFRKALIQAEAPELQAELKTQLARSLGLQRRFDDAHALLDEVVELPDPSPRLRVRYLLERGRACNSGGDPEQARPLFVEAWNVATETGQDALAVDAAHMVAIASPTAEQMGWNEKALALALASPDPNARRWRASLANNMGWTLHDQGRYDEALSKFEEALRARRELGDPRTEAIARWCVARCLRSLGRLEEALAMQVELVDEDPTGYAHEERAECLLELGRKAEAAPWFAKAAEKLADTLGDDPAFEERLARLRELGMESS from the coding sequence ATGGACATCGATGCTCTGTGGGATTTCAACGATCCGGCGGCCTCCGAAGACCGGTTTCGCAAGGCTCTGATCCAAGCTGAGGCGCCGGAGCTTCAAGCCGAACTCAAGACCCAGTTGGCACGCTCCCTCGGGTTGCAGCGGCGCTTCGACGACGCGCACGCCTTGCTGGACGAAGTCGTCGAACTTCCCGATCCCTCGCCTCGGTTGCGTGTTCGTTACCTGCTTGAACGCGGGCGGGCGTGCAACTCGGGAGGGGATCCCGAACAGGCCCGGCCGCTGTTCGTCGAGGCGTGGAACGTGGCAACCGAGACGGGTCAGGACGCGCTGGCGGTGGACGCGGCGCACATGGTGGCCATCGCTTCGCCCACCGCCGAACAGATGGGCTGGAACGAGAAGGCCCTCGCCCTGGCCTTGGCTTCGCCCGACCCGAATGCGCGGCGATGGCGGGCGAGCCTCGCAAACAACATGGGCTGGACGCTCCACGACCAGGGTCGCTACGACGAAGCGCTTTCCAAGTTCGAGGAGGCCCTTCGCGCACGTCGGGAATTGGGAGATCCGCGCACCGAGGCCATCGCCCGGTGGTGTGTAGCCCGATGCCTGCGCTCGTTGGGGCGCTTGGAGGAGGCTCTTGCCATGCAGGTCGAGCTCGTCGACGAGGACCCGACGGGATACGCCCACGAGGAGAGGGCCGAGTGCCTTCTCGAACTTGGGCGGAAGGCGGAGGCGGCGCCTTGGTTTGCCAAGGCGGCGGAGAAGCTGGCCGACACGTTGGGCGACGATCCGGCGTTCGAGGAGAGGCTCGCTCGACTGCGCGAGTTGGGGATGGAATCGTCGTGA
- a CDS encoding 4a-hydroxytetrahydrobiopterin dehydratase, whose protein sequence is MADLEYVKLSDEQVEREVNLLDGWLAIDGHLAKTFEFDRYLDGVAFAAKIGQAAEELDHHPDISIGYKKVFVSMNTHAVGGLSPYDFELARRIERL, encoded by the coding sequence ATGGCAGATCTCGAGTACGTGAAGCTGAGCGACGAGCAGGTGGAGCGGGAGGTGAATCTCCTGGATGGGTGGCTGGCGATCGACGGCCATCTCGCCAAGACGTTTGAATTCGACCGCTATCTGGACGGGGTGGCGTTCGCCGCGAAGATCGGCCAGGCTGCCGAGGAGTTGGACCATCACCCCGACATCTCGATCGGCTACAAGAAGGTGTTCGTGTCGATGAACACCCACGCCGTGGGCGGGCTGAGCCCCTACGACTTCGAACTCGCCCGGCGCATCGAGAGGCTTTGA
- the pckA gene encoding phosphoenolpyruvate carboxykinase (ATP) — protein MSTTTPNLALSDVLASATLHANLPTAELVEHAVRSGDLLAASGALVAYTGKYTGRTPKDKVTVREPGSEANIWWDNNAEISPEVFARLMDKAHAYMRGKDLYVVDTYGGADPNHRIRARFIVERPYHALFIKQLLLRPTDSELATYEPDWTVIDLCYLEADPATDGTRGEASIALNFAEKTVLILGTQYAGEMKKSVFTVLNYLLPLKGVLSMHCSANIGQNGDTALFFGLSGTGKTTLSADPGRGLIGDDEHGWDDRGVFNFEGGCYAKCIKLSKEGEPQIWDAIRFGAVLENVPLDDHRVPDFDDSTLTENTRCAYPIEFIENAVRPSIGGHPRNIVFLTADAFGVLPPISKLTPEQAMYHFLNGYTAKVAGTEAGVTEPQATFSTCFGAPFLPLRPKVYAELLGQKIEKHGVQVWLVNTGWTGGPYGVGNRMKLAHTRAMLHAALAGQLDGSHYTVDPVFGLSIPTSCPNVPDDVLVPRKTWADKEAYDAKARELHAMFETNYKKFV, from the coding sequence ATGTCAACGACGACTCCAAACCTCGCTCTTTCCGACGTCCTGGCCAGCGCCACCCTGCATGCCAACCTGCCCACGGCCGAGCTTGTCGAGCACGCGGTTCGCAGCGGCGACCTTCTCGCCGCCAGCGGCGCGCTCGTGGCGTACACCGGCAAGTACACCGGGCGCACGCCCAAGGACAAAGTGACCGTCCGCGAGCCGGGCAGCGAAGCTAACATCTGGTGGGACAACAACGCCGAAATCTCCCCCGAAGTCTTCGCGCGCCTGATGGACAAGGCCCACGCGTACATGCGCGGAAAGGACCTCTACGTGGTCGATACCTACGGGGGAGCCGACCCCAACCACCGCATCCGAGCCCGCTTCATCGTCGAACGACCCTACCACGCGTTGTTCATCAAGCAGCTTCTCCTGCGTCCCACCGACTCGGAATTGGCGACTTACGAGCCGGATTGGACCGTCATCGACCTGTGCTACCTCGAGGCGGACCCCGCGACAGACGGCACGCGAGGCGAGGCCTCGATCGCCCTGAACTTCGCGGAGAAAACCGTGCTCATCCTTGGCACGCAGTACGCGGGCGAGATGAAGAAATCGGTGTTCACCGTCCTCAACTATCTCCTGCCGCTGAAGGGCGTGCTGAGCATGCACTGTTCGGCCAACATCGGCCAGAACGGCGACACCGCGCTGTTCTTTGGGCTCTCGGGCACGGGCAAGACCACCCTCTCCGCCGACCCCGGCCGAGGGCTCATTGGAGACGACGAGCACGGCTGGGACGATCGGGGCGTTTTCAACTTCGAAGGCGGCTGCTACGCGAAGTGCATCAAGCTGAGCAAGGAGGGCGAACCCCAGATTTGGGACGCGATCCGGTTCGGCGCGGTGCTGGAGAACGTCCCGCTGGACGACCACCGCGTGCCGGACTTCGACGACAGCACGCTCACCGAAAACACGCGCTGCGCGTACCCCATCGAGTTCATCGAAAACGCCGTCCGACCGAGCATCGGCGGACATCCCAGGAACATCGTCTTTCTCACGGCCGACGCGTTCGGCGTCCTGCCTCCGATCTCCAAACTCACTCCGGAACAGGCGATGTACCATTTCCTCAACGGGTACACGGCCAAGGTCGCGGGCACCGAGGCGGGCGTCACCGAGCCCCAGGCGACGTTCTCCACGTGCTTCGGCGCGCCCTTCCTGCCGCTGAGGCCGAAGGTCTATGCCGAACTCCTCGGCCAGAAGATCGAAAAGCACGGAGTGCAGGTGTGGCTCGTGAACACGGGCTGGACCGGCGGTCCCTACGGGGTTGGCAACCGCATGAAGCTCGCGCACACCCGCGCGATGCTCCACGCCGCCCTGGCGGGTCAGCTCGATGGATCGCACTACACGGTCGACCCTGTGTTCGGGCTCTCGATCCCCACCTCGTGCCCGAACGTGCCGGACGACGTGCTCGTGCCCCGCAAAACGTGGGCCGACAAAGAGGCGTACGACGCGAAGGCGCGCGAGCTGCACGCGATGTTCGAGACCAACTACAAGAAGTTCGTGTAG
- the argH gene encoding argininosuccinate lyase — MRKLWGGAFAEGSDALVDRFGQSIETDLRFWREDVLGSIAHARMLGETGILSLEEASHLVRGLETILSEGPQRLPRDVEDVHTAVEMRLGELEGEVAAKLHTARSRNDQVATDTRLVLRVRFDGLLGGVKRLQETLLAQGRRHKGALMPGCTHQQHAQPITLGYHLLAHFWALQRQGWRLENVVRVANYCPLGSAALAGTGFPIDRHATSQALGFTAPIPSALDATSDRSYVLDALHVCASLMLDLSRMAQELVVWSGPEFGFVRLADAVTTGSSIMPQKRNPDMAELVRGRAGRALGNWTAFAATMKALPLGYNRDTQDDKPGLFESIDLARDSLALVHLMVEGAEWQTRRMREACKGDFSTATDLADALAAGGMPFRQAHEVVGRAVRACIERGWTLDRLDAERLAIVAPEAPPEVLEALKAERSVRARESFGGTGPRAFGTQFRRAGLLLRREGFHEPY, encoded by the coding sequence GTGAGAAAACTCTGGGGAGGAGCGTTCGCCGAGGGGAGCGACGCGCTGGTCGATCGGTTCGGACAGAGCATCGAGACCGACCTGCGCTTCTGGCGCGAGGACGTGCTCGGGTCGATCGCGCACGCCCGCATGCTCGGCGAGACGGGCATTCTTTCCTTGGAGGAGGCTTCGCATCTGGTGCGCGGGCTGGAGACCATCCTCAGCGAAGGCCCGCAGCGCCTCCCCCGAGACGTCGAGGACGTGCACACCGCCGTCGAGATGCGCCTGGGCGAGCTCGAGGGCGAGGTCGCCGCGAAGCTGCACACGGCGCGGAGCCGAAACGACCAGGTGGCGACCGACACGCGCCTCGTGCTTCGCGTGCGGTTCGACGGTCTGCTGGGCGGCGTCAAACGGCTCCAAGAGACGCTTCTTGCCCAAGGGAGGCGCCACAAGGGGGCGCTGATGCCCGGCTGCACGCACCAGCAGCACGCCCAGCCCATCACCCTCGGCTACCATCTGCTCGCGCATTTCTGGGCGCTCCAACGCCAGGGCTGGCGCTTGGAGAACGTCGTCCGCGTCGCCAACTACTGCCCCTTGGGCTCGGCCGCGCTCGCCGGAACCGGCTTTCCGATCGACCGCCACGCGACGTCCCAAGCCCTGGGATTCACCGCGCCCATCCCCAGCGCGCTCGATGCCACGAGCGACCGCTCCTATGTGCTCGACGCCCTCCACGTCTGCGCGTCGCTGATGCTCGACCTGAGCCGGATGGCGCAGGAGCTGGTCGTCTGGTCGGGCCCCGAGTTCGGGTTCGTCCGACTGGCCGATGCGGTGACCACCGGGTCGAGCATCATGCCCCAGAAGCGCAATCCCGACATGGCCGAACTGGTCCGCGGCCGCGCCGGACGGGCGCTCGGCAACTGGACGGCGTTTGCCGCCACGATGAAAGCCCTGCCGCTGGGCTACAACCGCGACACCCAAGACGACAAGCCGGGACTCTTCGAATCGATCGACCTCGCGCGCGACTCGCTGGCGCTGGTGCACCTCATGGTCGAGGGGGCCGAGTGGCAGACGCGCCGCATGCGCGAGGCCTGCAAGGGCGACTTCTCGACCGCTACCGACCTCGCGGATGCGCTCGCCGCGGGCGGCATGCCGTTCCGACAGGCTCACGAAGTGGTGGGGCGCGCCGTCCGTGCCTGCATCGAGCGCGGGTGGACGCTCGATCGTTTGGATGCCGAACGATTGGCGATCGTGGCGCCCGAGGCTCCGCCCGAGGTGCTGGAAGCTCTGAAGGCGGAGCGCAGCGTCCGCGCGAGGGAGTCGTTCGGAGGCACCGGACCCCGCGCGTTCGGTACGCAGTTTCGACGGGCGGGATTGTTGCTCCGGAGAGAGGGATTTCATGAGCCCTACTGA
- a CDS encoding GNAT family N-acetyltransferase, which produces MSPTDGVRFREYTDAQDREQAAELLSLVYRSGEPLPEDRPLVEGDGHAYVAERDGRILAYFEVLPMRATMPRHPVRCAGIAAVAVRPEARGGGLGREMMRWSLPRLRERGYAMASLYAFRESFYRPVGYEVVGRRFRIVCPQSRLPSVASPLEVRAMDEEGWTLAAPVYEAFASNYSGMNLRSPDQWKTVTRGTGGKTRLFVIGDPAEAYAVVHLQSAFWEQQAVSEVAWSSGAGYNGLLAFFRSLASNKSALAWYEPGDSPFLARSLDQGVQVSLERWMTSRVLDVPTVLAALQPAGEGSLGIDVLDPELPENAGQWTVSWSEDGMETVRGGTPEASASIGALTQAAHGEPCAEELVIAGVMQCQPEARRRLQTLFPRGRAYCMDFF; this is translated from the coding sequence ATGAGCCCTACTGACGGCGTGCGCTTCCGCGAGTACACCGACGCCCAGGATCGGGAACAAGCTGCCGAACTGCTGTCGCTGGTGTACCGATCGGGCGAGCCGTTGCCCGAGGACCGACCCCTGGTCGAAGGCGACGGCCACGCCTACGTGGCGGAGCGCGACGGTCGCATCCTCGCCTACTTCGAGGTGCTCCCGATGCGCGCCACGATGCCCCGCCACCCCGTTCGCTGCGCGGGCATCGCCGCCGTCGCGGTTCGGCCGGAGGCCCGCGGCGGCGGTCTGGGCCGGGAGATGATGCGCTGGTCGCTTCCCCGCCTGCGCGAACGCGGCTACGCGATGGCCTCGCTTTACGCGTTCCGCGAGAGCTTCTACCGGCCGGTGGGGTACGAGGTGGTCGGCAGGCGTTTCCGCATCGTCTGCCCTCAGTCGCGGCTGCCCTCCGTCGCCAGTCCTCTGGAGGTGCGGGCGATGGACGAGGAGGGCTGGACGCTGGCCGCGCCGGTCTACGAGGCGTTCGCCTCGAACTACTCGGGCATGAACCTCCGCTCGCCGGACCAGTGGAAGACCGTGACGCGCGGGACCGGCGGCAAGACCCGTTTGTTCGTGATCGGAGACCCGGCGGAGGCGTACGCCGTGGTGCATCTTCAGAGCGCGTTTTGGGAGCAACAGGCGGTTTCGGAAGTGGCCTGGTCGTCGGGGGCTGGTTACAACGGGTTGCTCGCGTTCTTCCGTTCTCTGGCCTCGAACAAGTCGGCCTTGGCTTGGTACGAGCCGGGCGACTCGCCCTTCCTCGCGCGTTCGCTGGACCAAGGGGTGCAGGTTTCTCTCGAGCGGTGGATGACGAGCCGCGTGCTCGACGTACCCACCGTGCTCGCGGCCCTTCAGCCGGCGGGCGAGGGCTCGTTGGGAATCGACGTGCTCGACCCCGAGCTTCCCGAGAACGCCGGCCAGTGGACGGTGAGCTGGTCGGAGGACGGGATGGAGACGGTCCGGGGCGGGACCCCCGAAGCGTCGGCGTCCATCGGCGCCCTCACGCAAGCCGCGCACGGGGAGCCGTGTGCGGAAGAGTTGGTTATCGCGGGCGTGATGCAGTGCCAACCCGAGGCCCGCCGGCGCCTTCAAACCCTCTTCCCACGCGGCCGCGCGTACTGCATGGACTTCTTCTAA
- a CDS encoding MBL fold metallo-hydrolase, protein MVFRRFYDTSIAQASFLIGCAESGEAVVVDPNRDVEVYIRAAETERLRIVAITETHIHADFVSGARELAARTGGTLYLSAEGGPDWQYTYGAEEGAVALHDGDEVRVGKVVLTVMHTPGHTPEHLVFLVTDKASSSEPVGMLSGDFLFVGDVGRPDLLEVAAGVKDTMRVGAETLFGSLAKVRKLRNDLLVWPGHGAGSACGKALGGLPETTLGYEMATNWAFKGDEGSFVAEVLSDQPEPPRYFATMKRVNKEGPSLVGKLAAPPQYGASRLPSVLDSGATVVDVRYYDPFEAEHVKGTVGMPLDDAFAKEAGSLLDEKAPVYLIAVDEGQAREAAAVMLKIGLEGVFGWFEAAPALWAMRRLGRTGPLPMIEPNAYLERLRDGSMAGLDVRGRAELAQGEVAEAKLIPLVELAGRLSEIDRSRPVGVFCQGGGRSMVATSFLRRHGIDASNVAGGLEAIQAL, encoded by the coding sequence ATGGTCTTCCGCCGCTTCTACGACACGTCCATCGCGCAGGCGAGCTTCCTCATCGGGTGTGCCGAGTCGGGGGAGGCCGTCGTCGTTGACCCCAACCGCGACGTCGAGGTCTACATCCGCGCGGCGGAGACCGAACGGCTTCGGATCGTGGCGATCACCGAGACCCACATCCACGCGGATTTCGTGTCGGGTGCGCGGGAGCTGGCGGCGCGCACGGGGGGCACGCTCTACCTCTCGGCCGAGGGCGGCCCCGACTGGCAGTACACCTACGGCGCGGAAGAGGGCGCGGTCGCGCTGCACGACGGCGACGAGGTGCGGGTGGGCAAGGTCGTGCTCACCGTGATGCACACGCCCGGGCACACGCCGGAACACCTGGTCTTCCTCGTGACGGACAAAGCCAGCTCCTCGGAACCGGTCGGCATGCTCTCGGGCGACTTCCTGTTCGTGGGCGACGTCGGCCGGCCCGACCTGCTGGAGGTCGCTGCAGGCGTCAAAGACACGATGCGGGTCGGGGCCGAAACGTTGTTCGGCTCCCTGGCCAAGGTGAGGAAGCTCCGCAACGACCTGCTGGTCTGGCCCGGCCACGGCGCGGGTTCGGCGTGTGGCAAGGCGCTGGGTGGACTGCCCGAAACGACCCTGGGATACGAGATGGCGACGAACTGGGCCTTCAAGGGCGACGAAGGTTCGTTCGTCGCCGAGGTGCTGAGCGATCAGCCCGAACCCCCTCGCTACTTCGCCACGATGAAGCGGGTGAACAAGGAGGGTCCGTCCCTCGTGGGGAAGCTCGCCGCGCCTCCGCAGTATGGAGCTTCGCGCCTTCCGAGCGTGCTGGACTCCGGCGCGACGGTGGTCGACGTGCGCTACTACGATCCGTTCGAGGCCGAGCATGTGAAGGGGACCGTGGGGATGCCGCTCGACGACGCGTTTGCCAAGGAGGCGGGCTCGCTGCTGGACGAGAAGGCGCCCGTCTATCTCATCGCAGTCGACGAGGGCCAGGCGCGGGAGGCGGCGGCGGTGATGCTCAAGATCGGATTGGAGGGGGTGTTCGGCTGGTTCGAAGCCGCGCCCGCGCTTTGGGCCATGCGCCGGCTTGGCCGCACGGGCCCCTTGCCCATGATCGAGCCCAACGCGTACCTGGAACGGCTGCGGGATGGGTCGATGGCTGGGCTCGACGTGAGGGGCCGGGCGGAACTCGCACAAGGCGAGGTGGCCGAGGCGAAGCTGATTCCCCTCGTGGAGCTGGCGGGCCGGTTGTCTGAGATCGACCGCTCAAGGCCGGTCGGAGTGTTCTGCCAGGGAGGCGGCCGGTCCATGGTGGCCACCAGCTTCCTGAGGCGCCACGGGATCGACGCCTCCAACGTGGCCGGTGGGCTGGAAGCGATCCAAGCGCTGTAA
- a CDS encoding argininosuccinate synthase, translating to MKKALIIYSGGLDTTVCIPLMREEGFEEISTVTIDVGQPAEDIAQASERAKILGTNHHVVDAKAEFAASYCMPAIHANADYFGYPLSTAIARPLIAKAAAEKAKEIGGVDAFVHGCTGKGNDQFRIEFGLRLFAPEIPILAPVRERNLTRTWEIEYAEKVGAPIGQSKDKIWSIDENLWGRSIEGGRLEEPGYAPPEEIFQWTASLENAPDTPETVEITFKNGSPVDITSHEYELHLSDTPIPFDIVAAANDIAGRHGVGRVDIMEDRLLGLKVRENYECPGAVLLIAAHKALEALVTTHAERAFKAQVDQQWADLAYKGLWWDPFMEDLNAFIGSVQQRVSGKVRLRLFKGGMQVVGRESEWALYSEAAASFDDTEALEQSQMTGMVRTHGMESLLYAKLRR from the coding sequence ATGAAGAAGGCACTCATCATTTACTCCGGCGGTTTGGACACCACCGTGTGCATTCCCCTCATGCGCGAGGAGGGGTTCGAGGAGATCTCGACCGTCACGATCGACGTGGGACAGCCCGCTGAGGACATCGCCCAAGCGTCCGAGCGCGCAAAGATTCTCGGCACCAACCACCACGTCGTTGACGCCAAGGCGGAATTTGCCGCGTCGTACTGCATGCCCGCCATCCACGCGAACGCCGACTACTTCGGCTATCCGCTTTCCACCGCGATCGCACGCCCCTTGATTGCCAAGGCTGCTGCGGAGAAGGCCAAGGAGATCGGCGGCGTGGACGCGTTCGTGCACGGGTGCACGGGCAAGGGGAACGACCAGTTCCGTATCGAGTTCGGCCTGCGGCTCTTCGCTCCGGAGATCCCGATCCTCGCCCCCGTTCGGGAGCGCAACCTGACCCGCACGTGGGAGATCGAGTACGCGGAGAAGGTGGGCGCGCCCATCGGGCAGAGCAAAGACAAGATCTGGTCGATCGACGAGAACCTCTGGGGCCGCTCGATCGAAGGCGGACGCCTGGAGGAGCCGGGCTATGCGCCGCCGGAGGAGATCTTCCAGTGGACGGCTTCGCTCGAGAACGCGCCCGACACACCCGAGACGGTCGAAATCACGTTCAAGAACGGGTCGCCGGTGGACATCACGAGCCACGAATACGAGCTGCACCTGTCCGACACCCCGATCCCGTTCGACATCGTGGCCGCCGCGAACGACATTGCGGGACGCCACGGCGTGGGTCGGGTGGACATCATGGAAGACCGCCTGCTAGGCCTCAAGGTGCGCGAGAACTACGAGTGCCCCGGCGCCGTGCTGCTGATCGCGGCCCACAAGGCCCTGGAGGCGCTGGTCACGACGCACGCGGAACGCGCCTTCAAGGCGCAAGTCGACCAGCAGTGGGCCGACCTTGCCTACAAGGGGCTGTGGTGGGATCCCTTCATGGAGGATCTCAACGCGTTCATCGGCTCGGTGCAGCAGAGGGTCAGCGGCAAGGTGCGGCTGCGGCTGTTCAAAGGCGGGATGCAGGTCGTCGGCCGCGAGAGCGAGTGGGCGCTCTACAGCGAAGCCGCCGCCTCCTTCGACGACACCGAAGCGCTCGAGCAAAGCCAGATGACCGGGATGGTGCGCACGCACGGGATGGAGAGCCTGCTGTACGCGAAACTACGGCGGTAG